The following are encoded together in the Sphingomonas insulae genome:
- a CDS encoding DUF418 domain-containing protein: MTLIAAEPPVSGEKPERMLALDVIRGVSLCGIAFVNIGPVTHFGSRLPPVPVTLHDASGWLQLFGQQRFFVIFSLLFGIGFTLLQESAIRQGHRNPRRLLARRLVTLLPLGAVHQIPHPGEALLPYAVAGLFVLLPSTWLSRNWLAMLTAIAVPAALALGGGLVLIPTVFLLGSTLVRWKILVQALLSRSAGLALLLVSSAVALPVLAIQVADISNSGFSVNSAVAGMAMAGVYIAMLLLAMQTRARRVIASVFGPLGRMALTNYVTATLLMHGSNAILHFPYTRSWSLLLGTTFAILSIQTLWSALWLRWFDHGPLEYLWRWSTWGRRPGFLSDRSRPTGRSATRFPL; encoded by the coding sequence ATGACCTTGATTGCCGCAGAGCCGCCTGTGTCCGGTGAGAAGCCGGAGCGCATGCTCGCCTTGGACGTGATCAGGGGCGTCTCGCTGTGCGGCATTGCTTTCGTCAATATCGGCCCTGTCACGCATTTCGGTTCCAGGCTTCCGCCGGTGCCGGTGACCTTGCACGACGCGAGTGGATGGTTGCAGCTGTTCGGTCAGCAGCGGTTCTTCGTCATCTTCTCACTCCTGTTCGGCATAGGCTTTACGCTGTTGCAGGAGTCCGCGATCAGGCAGGGACATCGAAATCCCAGACGATTGCTGGCACGTCGTCTTGTCACGCTGCTGCCGCTTGGTGCCGTACATCAGATACCCCATCCCGGCGAAGCTCTGTTGCCCTATGCCGTGGCTGGATTGTTCGTCCTGTTGCCATCCACATGGCTCTCCCGGAACTGGCTGGCGATGCTGACGGCAATCGCAGTTCCCGCCGCTCTCGCCCTTGGGGGAGGGTTGGTGCTGATCCCCACCGTATTCCTGTTGGGCTCGACGCTGGTGCGCTGGAAAATACTCGTCCAGGCACTATTGTCACGGTCGGCGGGGCTGGCGCTTCTTCTGGTCAGTTCGGCCGTGGCGCTCCCCGTCCTGGCGATCCAGGTCGCGGACATCTCGAACTCGGGTTTTTCCGTCAATTCGGCCGTCGCGGGAATGGCAATGGCCGGCGTGTATATCGCAATGCTGCTGCTCGCCATGCAAACGCGTGCGCGGCGAGTGATCGCAAGCGTCTTTGGTCCACTCGGGCGGATGGCACTGACGAACTACGTCACCGCGACGCTGCTGATGCATGGGAGCAACGCCATCCTCCATTTCCCGTACACCAGGTCGTGGAGCCTCCTGCTGGGCACCACGTTCGCCATCCTTTCGATTCAGACACTCTGGTCCGCCCTGTGGTTGCGGTGGTTCGACCACGGTCCGCTGGAATATCTGTGGCGCTGGTCAACCTGGGGCCGACGCCCGGGATTCCTCTCCGATCGTTCCAGACCAACCGGGCGTTCGGCGACCCGTTTTCCGCTTTAA
- a CDS encoding glycoside hydrolase family protein has protein sequence MNLRSIRRLPVGPAMTSGIAAIAMLFTPLAAAGQSGPVASPVREPVPVIGPKAFIDYFMPTPVLRPLSATAWGAREVGRRDVANGLEDATMKRWNYWDGPILRGRDGRYRMFASRWDQADGHGAWPRSNAVIAISDALLGPYRDQGLAWPADRGGMGHNITPLRLPDGRYAVVASETRTGDVFVSATIDGPWRRLGTITVDQSGVASLETPGDMPDHGTPKPWHGSNISLIVRPDGAFEIIQRSGQILVSRTGILGPYKVMGDSIYRGLPGLPQDDLRAYEDPAIWYSGGRYHVIVNHWRDRRAYHLISCDGIANWQVQGLAYHPEADVIRYTDGTINHWNKLERPAAFIENGHVRAISFSVIDIAKERQTGDNRHGSKVIVVPFDGAAMDRDLTKAIGGCGA, from the coding sequence ATGAACCTGCGTTCGATACGCCGCTTGCCCGTCGGTCCGGCGATGACGTCGGGTATTGCCGCCATCGCGATGCTCTTCACGCCCCTCGCCGCCGCAGGGCAGTCGGGTCCGGTCGCGTCGCCGGTTCGCGAGCCGGTGCCGGTAATCGGCCCGAAGGCGTTCATCGACTATTTCATGCCGACACCGGTGCTTCGCCCGCTCAGCGCGACCGCCTGGGGCGCTCGCGAGGTCGGCCGGCGTGACGTCGCCAACGGTCTGGAAGACGCCACCATGAAGCGGTGGAATTACTGGGACGGCCCGATCCTTCGCGGACGCGATGGCCGCTACCGCATGTTCGCCAGCCGTTGGGATCAGGCGGATGGACACGGCGCATGGCCGCGTTCGAACGCCGTCATCGCGATCAGCGACGCGCTGCTCGGCCCCTATCGCGACCAGGGCCTCGCCTGGCCCGCCGATCGTGGCGGCATGGGGCATAACATCACGCCGTTGCGCCTGCCGGACGGGCGCTATGCCGTCGTCGCCAGCGAGACGCGGACCGGCGACGTGTTCGTATCGGCGACGATCGACGGCCCCTGGCGTCGGCTAGGAACCATCACGGTCGACCAGAGCGGTGTCGCTTCGCTGGAAACCCCCGGCGATATGCCGGATCATGGCACGCCGAAGCCCTGGCACGGATCGAACATCAGCCTGATCGTCCGGCCCGACGGGGCGTTCGAGATCATCCAGCGCTCCGGCCAGATACTCGTCAGTCGCACCGGGATACTGGGTCCGTACAAGGTGATGGGCGACAGCATCTATCGCGGCCTGCCCGGCCTGCCGCAAGACGATCTGCGTGCCTATGAGGACCCCGCGATCTGGTACAGCGGCGGCCGATACCATGTGATCGTCAATCACTGGCGGGATCGGCGGGCGTACCACCTCATCTCCTGCGACGGCATCGCGAACTGGCAGGTACAGGGACTGGCCTATCATCCCGAGGCGGATGTCATCCGTTATACCGACGGCACGATAAATCACTGGAACAAGCTGGAGCGGCCGGCCGCGTTCATCGAGAACGGGCACGTGAGGGCGATCAGCTTCTCGGTCATCGATATCGCCAAGGAGCGACAGACCGGAGACAACCGGCATGGCAGCAAGGTCATCGTCGTGCCGTTCGACGGCGCGGCGATGGATCGCGATCTGACGAAGGCGATCGGCGGATGCGGCGCATAA
- a CDS encoding beta-galactosidase — protein MGIGIRMGLLAAALTMSGATRAQLPDTILYGVAYYDEYTPVDRVDEDARMMKAAGISVVRIAESTWGTLEPQPGVFDFRHVDRMLAAMHRQGIKVIVGTPTYAIPTWLARQHPNVLVVQPNGVRAQYGPRQNMDISDPDYRAAAERVIVALVDHVKDHPAVIGYQLDNETKAYNTSGPNVQAAFVAEMKRKWPSLDALNAAWGLNYWSNRITRWEDFPSTNASINASMSNAFAEFQRGLVTDFLTWQAKLVRAHAKPGQFMTQNFDLGWRGHSYGIQPEVDHWKSARPLDIAGIDIYHPSQDLLTGTEIAFGGDVSRSMRNGQNYLVLETEAQGFPNWTPYPGQLRLQAFSHLASGAQMVEYWHWATTANAIETYWRGLLTQDYKPNPVYDEASTIGAELKRLGPKLAGMTKHNRVAIYVSNRALSAFDAFRPSGVDYNQVVRPFYDAFYRMNVEMDIVSPDSTARLDDYDLIVVPALYAASDAEIGRLNDYARRGGHLLYTFKSGFADENTKVRYATQPGAIAEAAGVRYQLFATPENVSLDGDPFGVGPGDNRIRWWMEMLTPTTAKVVARYSHPSWPAGAAMTRNAWGKGEVTYVGFMPSDAMVEKIVAGEVARAGVQPTMPGVRYPIIVRGGTLKDGKDVRYILNYSATAQQVTVPGGGTELLGGRTITAGQRIALPAWGVAIVEQEGKLARREPK, from the coding sequence ATGGGGATTGGCATAAGGATGGGGCTGCTCGCGGCGGCCCTGACCATGAGCGGGGCGACGCGGGCGCAACTGCCCGACACGATCCTCTATGGCGTTGCCTATTATGACGAATATACGCCGGTGGATCGCGTCGACGAAGACGCGCGGATGATGAAGGCGGCTGGCATATCCGTCGTGCGGATCGCCGAATCGACCTGGGGCACGCTCGAGCCGCAACCGGGCGTCTTCGATTTTCGCCACGTCGACCGGATGCTGGCCGCGATGCACCGGCAGGGGATCAAGGTGATCGTGGGCACGCCGACCTATGCCATTCCCACCTGGCTGGCGCGCCAGCATCCCAATGTCCTGGTGGTCCAGCCGAACGGGGTCCGTGCGCAGTACGGACCGCGGCAGAACATGGACATCAGCGACCCCGACTATCGCGCTGCCGCCGAACGGGTGATCGTCGCGCTGGTCGATCATGTGAAGGATCATCCCGCGGTCATCGGCTACCAGCTCGACAACGAGACCAAGGCCTACAACACCAGCGGTCCCAACGTGCAGGCGGCGTTCGTCGCCGAGATGAAGCGCAAATGGCCCAGCCTCGATGCGCTGAACGCGGCCTGGGGACTGAACTACTGGAGCAACCGGATCACTCGGTGGGAGGATTTCCCGTCCACCAACGCATCGATCAATGCCAGCATGTCGAACGCCTTCGCCGAATTCCAGCGCGGGCTCGTCACCGATTTCCTGACGTGGCAGGCGAAGCTGGTGCGCGCGCACGCGAAGCCGGGCCAGTTCATGACGCAGAACTTCGACTTGGGCTGGCGGGGCCATTCGTACGGCATCCAGCCCGAGGTCGATCACTGGAAATCGGCGCGACCGCTCGATATCGCCGGAATCGACATCTATCACCCCAGCCAGGACTTGCTGACCGGGACCGAGATCGCGTTCGGCGGCGATGTGTCCCGCTCGATGCGCAACGGCCAGAACTATCTCGTGCTGGAAACGGAGGCACAGGGTTTCCCGAACTGGACGCCCTATCCGGGGCAGTTGCGGTTGCAGGCCTTCAGCCATCTCGCGTCCGGCGCGCAGATGGTCGAATATTGGCATTGGGCGACCACGGCGAATGCCATCGAAACCTATTGGCGGGGGCTGCTGACGCAGGATTACAAGCCCAACCCGGTCTATGACGAGGCGAGCACGATCGGCGCAGAGCTGAAGCGGCTTGGCCCCAAGCTGGCGGGTATGACCAAGCACAACCGGGTCGCGATCTACGTCAGCAACCGGGCGCTGAGCGCCTTCGACGCGTTCAGGCCGAGCGGCGTCGATTACAATCAGGTCGTCCGCCCGTTCTACGACGCCTTCTACCGGATGAACGTGGAAATGGACATCGTGTCGCCGGATTCGACCGCGAGGCTCGACGACTACGACCTGATCGTCGTGCCGGCGCTGTACGCGGCGAGCGATGCGGAAATCGGCCGGCTGAACGATTATGCGCGGCGCGGCGGGCACCTGCTCTACACCTTCAAGAGCGGCTTCGCCGACGAGAACACCAAGGTCCGCTATGCGACCCAGCCGGGGGCGATCGCCGAGGCGGCGGGGGTGCGCTACCAGCTGTTCGCGACGCCGGAGAACGTCTCGCTCGACGGCGATCCATTCGGTGTCGGCCCCGGCGACAACCGGATCCGCTGGTGGATGGAAATGCTGACCCCGACGACCGCCAAGGTGGTGGCCCGCTACAGCCATCCGTCGTGGCCCGCCGGCGCCGCGATGACCCGCAACGCCTGGGGAAAAGGCGAGGTCACCTATGTCGGCTTCATGCCGAGCGACGCCATGGTCGAGAAGATCGTCGCGGGCGAGGTCGCGCGAGCCGGCGTCCAGCCGACGATGCCCGGCGTCCGATACCCGATCATCGTCCGGGGCGGGACGCTGAAGGACGGGAAGGACGTGCGCTATATCCTCAACTATTCGGCGACGGCGCAGCAGGTGACGGTCCCGGGCGGGGGGACCGAATTGCTGGGCGGGCGCACGATCACCGCCGGCCAGCGGATTGCCCTTCCCGCATGGGGGGTCGCCATCGTCGAGCAGGAGGGAAAGCTTGCCCGCCGCGAACCGAAATAG
- a CDS encoding PAS domain-containing protein, whose amino-acid sequence MPSAHCVSTVDGIILAGDRGFCELLQRDQADIVGLSFQAVTDPRDVERSKRMLAVLEDGAAPVRLQKRYIRADGSSIAANLFVTRFSDPDRLVSTLFWRDHGRALPPARLWEAALRIRHVHIARMRLFGEDLCTDPVGSLLIGIYLAEAEGRNVELAEIAEFANLAAATAMRWLTLLEKRGLVQIGAGPPQAILLTQDGLGRIEAMLSAVYDVPESILLVAEHQQA is encoded by the coding sequence ATGCCGTCGGCTCATTGTGTATCGACCGTGGATGGCATCATCCTGGCGGGCGACAGGGGGTTTTGCGAATTGCTGCAGCGCGACCAGGCCGATATCGTCGGCCTGTCGTTTCAGGCCGTCACCGATCCCCGCGACGTCGAGCGCAGCAAACGCATGCTCGCGGTTCTCGAAGACGGCGCGGCACCGGTACGCTTGCAGAAACGCTACATCCGCGCCGACGGCAGCAGCATCGCCGCCAACCTGTTCGTCACGCGGTTTTCCGATCCCGACAGGCTCGTCAGCACCCTGTTCTGGCGCGACCACGGGCGCGCACTGCCGCCCGCCCGCCTATGGGAGGCGGCGTTGCGCATCCGCCATGTCCACATCGCCCGCATGCGCCTGTTCGGAGAGGACCTGTGTACCGACCCGGTGGGGTCCCTGCTCATCGGCATCTATCTGGCGGAAGCGGAGGGAAGGAATGTCGAGCTTGCCGAGATCGCCGAATTCGCAAACCTTGCCGCGGCGACGGCAATGCGTTGGCTCACGCTGCTGGAAAAGCGCGGCCTGGTGCAGATCGGCGCGGGTCCTCCCCAGGCCATCCTGCTGACCCAGGACGGCCTGGGCCGGATCGAAGCCATGCTGTCGGCGGTCTATGACGTTCCGGAATCCATCCTGCTGGTCGCCGAGCATCAACAGGCATGA
- a CDS encoding oligogalacturonate lyase family protein translates to MMSGSTRREFLGAAAAAGGTAAIGQVPAGTPPRDWTDPRTGHRIVRLSGDEGGNKLYFYRNSFTPQGDLMVMSSPRGIVLVDLKTHARRILVADPRADLMFTARRSRTVFYSVSDPGTGQPTDRPRTFFAVDVDSGRTRRIARIEAGQVGAVNADDTLFVGTVAYGDAPLQPDVPDPRNRRFGQAEYAAVGPDGRPLNFAKAKGVRMLQRWAARVPMELFVIDLKTGQRRVIHRAQDWLNHPQFSPTDPGQIIFSHEGPWHRVTRMWRIRTDGSGLAATHRRTMNMEIWGHEFFSPDGKWLWYDLQTPRGQVFWVAGLDLATGRRLWRRVGQNDWSVHFNVSPDQRRFAGDGGDADMVAHAKDGKWIVLFTPEQIVDGETQAYDPDLVTPEYMRSTRLVDMSAHDYRLEPNVTFTPDGKQIVFGSNMHGANHVYSVAI, encoded by the coding sequence ATGATGAGCGGATCGACACGACGCGAATTCCTCGGCGCGGCGGCAGCGGCAGGCGGCACCGCGGCAATCGGGCAGGTGCCGGCAGGCACTCCGCCACGCGACTGGACCGATCCCCGGACCGGGCACCGCATCGTCCGCCTGTCGGGCGACGAGGGCGGCAACAAGCTGTACTTCTATCGCAACAGCTTCACGCCGCAGGGTGACCTGATGGTCATGTCGAGCCCGCGCGGCATCGTGCTGGTCGACCTGAAGACTCATGCCCGCCGCATCCTGGTGGCCGACCCGCGCGCCGATCTGATGTTCACCGCACGCCGGTCGCGCACCGTCTTCTACAGCGTGTCCGATCCGGGGACGGGTCAGCCGACCGACCGGCCGCGCACCTTTTTCGCGGTGGACGTCGATAGCGGCCGCACCCGCCGGATCGCGCGGATCGAGGCGGGGCAGGTCGGCGCCGTCAACGCCGACGACACGCTGTTCGTCGGCACCGTCGCCTATGGCGATGCACCCTTGCAGCCCGACGTGCCCGACCCGCGCAATCGCCGCTTCGGCCAGGCCGAATATGCCGCAGTGGGTCCGGACGGACGCCCGCTCAACTTCGCCAAGGCGAAAGGGGTGCGCATGCTGCAACGCTGGGCGGCGCGGGTACCGATGGAATTGTTCGTCATCGACCTCAAGACCGGGCAACGCCGCGTCATCCACCGTGCGCAGGACTGGTTGAACCATCCGCAATTCTCGCCGACCGATCCCGGCCAGATCATCTTTTCGCACGAAGGGCCCTGGCATCGCGTCACCCGCATGTGGCGCATCCGCACCGACGGCAGCGGACTGGCGGCGACGCACCGGCGGACGATGAATATGGAGATCTGGGGCCACGAATTCTTCAGCCCGGACGGCAAGTGGTTGTGGTACGATCTCCAGACCCCCCGCGGACAGGTATTCTGGGTCGCCGGCCTGGACCTGGCGACCGGGCGGCGGCTGTGGCGGCGGGTCGGCCAGAACGACTGGTCGGTGCATTTCAACGTGTCCCCCGACCAGCGCCGTTTTGCGGGCGACGGCGGCGATGCCGACATGGTGGCTCACGCCAAAGACGGGAAATGGATCGTCCTGTTCACCCCGGAACAGATCGTCGACGGCGAAACGCAAGCCTATGATCCGGACCTGGTGACGCCCGAATATATGCGGTCGACGCGACTGGTCGACATGTCCGCGCACGATTATCGTCTGGAGCCGAACGTGACGTTCACGCCGGACGGCAAGCAGATCGTCTTCGGATCAAATATGCATGGCGCCAATCACGTCTACAGCGTGGCGATTTGA